The Loxodonta africana isolate mLoxAfr1 chromosome 14, mLoxAfr1.hap2, whole genome shotgun sequence DNA window GTTTACTTTACTGTATGTAATACTCAATTTAAAAATTTACCAACAAAGTGCCGTGTATTAAAGCTCAATATGAACAGGATAATTACTTTAACAGACTCTCTCTCTCTTAGATTGAGAACTTTTATGTAATTAGAAACTTCTGACTACTAACAATATTCTAAGTCACTAGTATTTTGGGAAATGGTTAGTAAGtctggttatttttttcttttgacttcaATGGATGATAAACTACTTCATTGCAGAAGTCGTGTCTTATCAAAATCCTTTTCCCAGCCACACCACCAATGCTACCCAGGTATGAGGCCTTGAAAATAAAAGGAATGCGAACAGTTGTTGGGCTGAATCCACGATGTACTTTTCCTTTGGCACTTCCATTCACTAACTTCAAAGGGTAGTGAGCTTAAATAAACAGGTAGGAAAAACACTCTGGCTTAGAATTTAAGAAAAACTCCTTTGAGAGGTAGTGTGGTATAATGGTCTAGGGAGTAGACTCTGAAGCTGGAGTGCTTGCATTGAGACCCTCGCTCTACTACTTACTAGCTGCCTAACTTTGTGCAAATAATTTAATTCCTgtaactcagtttcctcatttgtaaagtgacAATAATAAAAACTACTTTATCTCATAGAGTTGTTGCATTAAATGgattaatacatgtaaaacacCCAGAATAGTGCCTAGCACATGGTAAACAGTTAATAGTAGCTGTTGCTACTAATATCCTTCGAAGCTAACAAACACATTAACTCTGGTGAAACCCTTCAATGTGAATATAGTCCTGCAGAGATCCTAAGTAGGGGTTTAGCGAAGTGAAAGAAAGATGTAACCTCTCTAACAGGTATATTCACTAGTGTCTTACATGTCTTCAATATTCACCAAACTAAGAATGTAGATCTAACTTCCACACAAAACTCAAAGTTTAGATATGCCCTTAAGAAGCATCTTTATTCTCCATGGGGAGAGAGATTTTGCTTTGTTCACTCCCTTCCCCCAGTACCTAGAAAACTGTGCCTGTCTATAGAAGCCATTCAAAAAATATTCGTTGAATGGAAGAATAAAGAGACATTCCTAAGATAACCAGTTCTCAAATCTACTATTTCAAAATAAAGCATTGAATTTGCCATGACTGCAAAGTTTAAATCTATACAAAGCAATCTGTAATGAAAGAACTGCCCATGGGGAAGCTGTCCTTCAATTCCCCTTACCCTACAGACAGTGCAGGTATATATTAAAGCAGCTTTGGCAGCAGCCTTTTGGTCATgtccttgtttcttcttttgtccAGCTTGCTTTTTGGCATTTTTCTGCTGAGACTGAATCTTCTGCTGCCCACGAGCCATATCTAAAAACAGAAGTTGAGGCCTTAGTGATTTATTTATTCTAATACAAAGTAAACTAAGCAGGATAACCCTCAGGGTTGAAGACCTAGGTTTTCTATAAACACCTGTCAACTGTATACTAAAAATTACACAGTTCATAACTGGGAGTATAATTCGGCACAAGCACTGTGGAAAACTCATAGCTGTCCACCCAATGACCTagaaatttcactcctaggtatagagCCAACAGAAATGTATATGCAAGTACAACAAAGGACATGTACAACAATGTTCAGAGCAGTTGTTTCTAAAACTGAAACAACCCAAATACTCACCAATAATGAAATGAATACATAACTTGTGGTTATAGTTATATAAAGGAGTACTACACATTTAAAAAAGTATATTGTTACAAGTAACAACATGGCTGAATCTCACAATGTTAAAGAAAAGCAGCCagataccaaacaaaaaaaccagtatATAAATGTTAAATTTGGCAAAACTAATTTACAATGAAAGAGATCACCTTGGGGGTTAGGGGGTAATATCTGGGAAGAGAAGGCACAAAGGAGGCTTATCGGGTGCTAATGATGGTCTACATCCCGAGCTGGGTAATAGTTACACAGGTATGTTCACTCCCCAAGATCTGtgtattttactgtatgtaatCTTCAATGTAAAAATTTACCAAAGAAGTTCAGCCCCTCTCTTCCCAGAATCATTTCATCACTTTGCCAAGGTACTTTCCCCTTCCAGTATTCGGTTGTGACTTGAGATTCTTactttagagaaataagagctgtcatctAATGCTCTAAAAAAGATCATAGGAACAGGCTGGACTATCCTCTTGAATACTTGCGTTTCATAAAATGATTGTGCTATTCTAAACCCTTCTAAAAAATTGATCTTTGCAGGACTGCTGCACATATTATAAAATTAGATTAAATCAAATCAGTTCAAAGAATGAACCTAGTACAAAGGGTAAGGGTACCTTATCAAAAATTAAAGGTACCACTTTTTAATACTGACAGTCTTGAAGTAACCCTAAATGGGTTAAAAATAAGTCATTGAGAAACATTACTTTTAATTTTCACTAAAGACTTCTATTAGACAACTTAAATCTGTTCATAAAGGGTCTATACTGAGTTTATGCTGcttttttagtatatttaaatTGAATCCCAAGTAGAATTTCTATTAGCACTGtaaattttaaacttttaaatcATTGCAGGACAtgaacatacataaaacaaatcttaTCAACTTCACCAGAAAAGACAGTGCTGGTTTTTCTGACTGCAACCTTAATTCATTTATGGATGTGAGGTCAAAGCACTTCCTAAGAATAACTGAGCTTCCCctcaaaagaaaaagggaaactgGGGGGGGGGAGGCGGAGAAGCACTATTAGGACAAATTCTCTCTAGCACTAAACACTGAACTGAGAGTCAAACCAAATTTAGAAGAGGATCAATGCTCTTCTAGAAGGCCAATCAAGTAAcgtaacaaattaaaaaaatatttaatatggtagcCTAACATAAGAACCCCTTCCCACCAAAACAGTGATATGTATTACCAGCTGTGTTAGTCCTTCAAGGTTAAacttccatttttgtttttttaactaaatcctttattaaactaaatgggatgatttttttttaagtacatttaAATGTAAATGCCATGGCAAGATTACAAACCTATTTCCCAGTAAAACAGGTTTGGAGACTTATGTATTACTTGAATGGCAGTCAGGTGTTCAATCTTTATGGATCTCAATGTTTTAACATGTTGTTAATGTCTCAATGTTTTACTATCAGGACCTTATGTTAGAATACTTTAGTCCTCTCGTGCATCTTAACTCTTCCACACATGAATGTTATTAATACACTGATTTTGTGGGAAACCTAACTGTTTTACATGGAAAAAAACTTCTCAGATGGCAGCCCACTAATTCCATGTTTCTCTGATATCTAGAAGTTACTGGTTATTTTGACAGCATTTTCATGAAATGTTATTAGATACATGAAATTGTTCTTAAGTTTTCCATTTAGATCTTATCTTGAAATATTACACAACAGATTGAAGTCATTTTTCTGTCAACtaccaaaaacaatgaaaaagtcATAGGAGCTTTAATAAAAGGGTGaaagtaattttaatttttaaaatagaaaaattaacaCCAGGTAAAAGAAACTGAATCAAATAGGAAAAATCCGTGAGGTAGGCCTCTTAACTTCTGACAACGCATTGCATTGATTTCCTTTCTGAAAGCAGAAATGCAAACGAACAAACCACCTGCTTTTGGACAGCTCAACTTAGGACTTAACTCTCAAGTCAACTGAATTTCCTACAAAAATCTTAAGCATTTAACTACTCCCCGATCAAATGCCACAGGCTGAATGGCAATAAGTCATTTATAAATACCAACTCGCTGGCTTTTAAATTTAGCTGTTATTCAATTAACTTGTTTAGTGTTCCGAGGGGGCTGCAAAGAGAGAAGTAGCAAAATGAGCGAGTTCTTTTAAAATGAGGAGCTCTCGCAGGAGGCAGTAAGTAAGCACTGccccagagattttttttttttttaaaccaagacgaggaaaaaaaaggtatttggatcCAGGAAGCAGAATTATTCTTCATAACCGTGTAAAAGGAAGAGACCCAGGCAATGATCAACATCTTAACCCCAGCTTTTAACTACATCCTTTTCGGGAACTAGGAGGATGAAAACATCAGGACTAAAGTCTACTTCAACCTACATTTCACCGACCCCAGCTGCTGCCGGTGCACGTTCCTTCCCAAACTGGCCTCTCCCGCTTCTGGCagcccccttccccttccccttcctgcCACCAAAGGCCACGCAGCCCCCACCTACCCGCCACTCCTCACGGACCCCGGCCCGAGACGCGCCTCCTGGAGGCCTTAGCTGCCGGAACCCGGCCCCCTTCGGCCACTGGTAGCTCCGACCTCAAGaaaccaaccagctgctgtcgCCAGGAGGTAGGGTTGCCGCTCCGCTCCGCGGCCAGCCTGCGACCCGGCCACCTGCAGGGCCTGGCAGGCACCCGAGCTTGCCCTCCTTTCCTTGGCTCCGCAGCGCTTGCCGGGACCGGCCGGGCCTTGCCGTCCGCCGGCAGGCGGGTGAGCCCGCTGACCCCCGCGACTCCTCGCGACCCGGGGTGACCCCATGGTCCCCGCCGCCCCCCGTCGGCGGGCCCCCGCCCCAGTTCCCGGGCGTCCTGCGGCGTCAGCGCCGCCCCCGCTCACCCGGGCTGGGACAGTCTTGCGTCGGAGAGACCGCGCAGCGCGAGAGGGCCGGGGGAGGTCGCCggagagagaggaaggggtgAGCGCGCCCAGTACCGCTTTGGCCTCCTCCACCCGCCAAAGAGGGGAAAGAGGAGAACTGAAGCACAACAGTCCGCGCGTCGCACacccgccgccaccgccgccgccgccgcgcgcgcCCGCCGCCGCCTCAGCCTTAGGGAGGCCACTACGCTTCGTGCCCGCGCACGCCGCGCAGCTCCCAGTCGCCCCAGCGCCTGCCGGCTCCTCGCAGCCCCGCCCTCTGGCCTTCCTGCTGCGGCCCCCTCCCGCCTGCTCCCTTTCCGGTCGCGCGGGCCAATGGCAGCACGTCTACATTACATAAGCGAGAGGGGGCGGAGCCTAGCGGCCCCTCGGAGCCGGGAAGTGCGGGGCACGTCGCCCTCTGTTTCCCGGCGTCAGTCCCGTGCAGCGTTTTTTCGCTGGGCGACTTCTTCACCCGACTCTGGGAGCTCCGTGGTTTAGGTCCTGGCGGGTGACCGGCTCGCAGGGTGTTTCACAAGTTGTTCGCTCACTAGCTCGGGCAGTGGCCAAGCCTCGGACCCTGCGCCCTTTGCAGGGGCCTCTTTGGCTGGCGTGCACTGGCTGAGAGGCGCCGGCCGGGGGAAGCGGCCGGAGATGAGAGTCCGGGCGGCCGCGACGTGGGTCTCCGACAGGGGAGCCCAGCTACCAGGACTCACTCGCTTCCCCCGCCCCGGTGTGGCCGACGGCCTTTAATAGGGACGCGCAGCCTTTGTTCTCTCATCAGCGCCCTTTACCTCActcccgcaaaaaaaaaaaaaaaaaaaaccggccGTGTTTAAGAGcaatagctactaaccaaaagatctgcgtttcgaatccatcaggcgctccttggaaactgtgggggcggttctactctgtcctatagggtctctatgagtcgggatcggcttaatggcaacgggtttagtttttgggtGTTACTAAACGGGTAATCTGGGGTTTGTAGTGCGTTCAAGAACAAGCCTCATTAAATATTGCTGGCCGGGCATCCTTTTCTAGTTTAGACTTACTACTAAAATTCTGAGTTGCTAGTATTCTGCGGAATGGTTAataaggttgattttttttttttcctgttttgattTACAGGCAACGGCCTTCGACTTTAAATATCTGATCAAGATCAACGACTATTGTAACGATTATTATAGCTGCTAATTCTCAGAAATGGCGTTTTAGACATAGGCTTTATTCTGCACCCTTCCCCCTGCCATtggtttataatttaaaaaatttaaaaaaattggtttATAATTAGCTATAAaaaaccactgccttcgagtccattccgactcatagcgaccctacaggacagagtaaaaccgcaccatagagtttccgtgGAGCGTCTAGCGGAttggaactgcctacctttcggttagcagccgtagcacttaaccacaacgcgCTATATTAGGGACAAAAATTGAAACTTGCTGTTTGACGTTCTCACCTTGCCCATAGCTTCCACTCTCTCAGATTTGCCTGTCAGTGCTCAGGAGATACTAGTTGGATACGAATACATCACAAGTTTCCAGGGCATATAGAGAtcacaaaattatagaaaacagCCAGGAAGAAGTTCTGGGCTGCCCGTTACCTTTGGGTgggacaaaattaaaaataaacatggtGTGAAACGAACTTCCTTCTGCATCCTCCTTCCAGCTGCTCTCATTTTCGTTTTTCAGACATTCCTCCCCCACTTGTAATTTTTAATCACGTTTACTTTTTTATTAATATCCCTCCCATCCTAgattgtaagctccatgagggcaagggcCACTTTTAAAAATCACATATCCAGTGCCCAGTTAAATCTAGTAAACATTGAACAAATGGGTGTTAGCCATATCAACTGGGTTTGTCTAAAGAAAGCGAGGTAGCCACCCTAAGCGTGGTAACTGTGTTGTAACCGTCTTGTGTCatggagtcacttctgactcatgaggaccccgtgtgttacacagCAGGACCGagcagaagcaaatcaccaaggcTTGctttgcagtgctgctgggtatgtttgaaccaccaacctttaggttagtagttgagtatagaaagtttgtaccacccggggacctTAATAATTGTATTAACCTGGCTGCTAggaagggggaaaccctggtggtgtagtggttaagtgctgcggctgctaaccaagaggtcagcagttcaaatccaccaggcactccttggaaactctatggggcaattctactctatcctatagggtcgctatgagtcggaatcgactcgatgacagtgggtttgtttggttaATAGGAGGGGGATGAGATAAATGGAGGACCTAGAAGAGAGAAATCCAGAGTATGTTTGTCTATCCCTGAataagcaagaagggaatggtgAAATTCAGCTGGCAAAGATAAGTCTTAACTAGAGAGGTGATTTCTGTTAGGGGGTAGGATTAATACATCATGCTAGATAGAATATCCATTAAAGCCAGTGTTTCTTTGAGAATTTGGTAAAAGCTATGGACTTTGCTCCCAGAAAGTTCGTATACATATAAACTTATCTCCATAGAtattctcaaccttggcactgttgacattttggggtAGATAATGCTTTGTTGTGGGGGGTCTGTCCtgggcattgtaggatgtttagcagcatccctggcttctacccacttGATGTCAATAGCATCCCATCCCCAGTTGTGACCACCAGAAATGTCTCCATACTTAGCCAAACGTCCCATGGGCATCAAAatcccccagttgagaaccactgactagAGGATGTGATATTATAGTaattttcaatgattttttttttcagttgacttcaagttgattccgacccatggtgactccgtgtgtcaGAGttagactgtgctccatagggtgttcaatggctgatttttttcggacatagatcgccagggcttacttctgagaaatctccgagtggactcaaacctcccagcttttggttagcagctgagcacgttaaccatgtGCATCAATCAGGGACTCCATATGATgattaacaaaaaaacaaaccaaatcttttgccatcaagttgatcccatcaagttgatcccaactctataggacagagtagaactgcccccccccgccctgcccccagtagggtttcccaggagctgctggtggatttgaatgtccaaccttttggttagcccctgagctcttaaccactgcacccccggGGCTTGCATATGATGATTAGGGCATTTGAAATATGAAGgggggaaataaaaaagaaaggaatggaTAAGGTTCAACATCTGCGAAGTGACAAACACTAAATGAAAGGCGGATGAATTAGTGTTTCTGCCAGCTGGCCTCCTACTTATAGAAATGTGACAATGAATGGGATATGATCTCCACAGAAGGATTTTTATGCAGGAATTCTACAGTACTTCTAGTGgctgtttttccacttctgtcttTAGACAGTTATCTAGGTCAATATGCAATGAACCTATTTTCTACCCAAAATCATAATCTGATTAAAATGCTTCTGTGATGACCTGAAAGAATTATTTGTATTTATGTAGGATTTTCAGGGGTGAAAGAGCTGGTGATTAATCAATATATTATTTGTCAAATAAACCTAGATTATTATGAATcacttttcccaatttaactgttgttgttaggtgccgtcgagtcggttccgactcatagcaaccctatgcactgcctggtcctgcgccatccttacaatcatcatgcttgagctcattgttgcagccattgtgtcaatccacctcgttgaggctcttcctcttttccgctgaccctgtactttgccaagcatgatgtccttctccagagactgatccctcctgacaatatgtccaaagtaggtaagacgcagtctcgccatccttacttctaaggagcattctggttgtacttcttccaagacagattcgtttgttcttctggcagtccatggtatattcaatattctttgccaataccgcaattcaaaggcatcagttcttcggtcttcttattcattgtccagctttcacatgcatatgatgcgattgaaaataccatggcttgggtcaggtgcaccttagtcttcaaggtgatatctttgctcttcaacactttaaggaggtcgtttgcagcagatttacccaatgaaatgcatcttttgatttcttgactgctgcttccatagctgttgattatgggtccaagtaaaatgaaatccttgacaacttcagtcttttctccgtttatcatgatgttgctcattggtccagttgtgaggattgttgttttctttatgttgaagtgcaatgcatactgaaggctgtggtctttgatcttcattagtatgtgcttcacgtcctctttactttcagcaagcaaggttgtgtcatctgcataacgcaggttgttagtgagtcttcctccaatcctgatgccccattcttcttcatatagtccagcttctcagattatttgctccgcatacagattgaataggtatggtgaaagaatacaaccttgacgtacacctttcctgactttaaaccaatcagtatccccttgttctgtccaaacaactgcctcttgatctatgtacaggttccgcatgagcacaattaagtgtcctggaatacccagtcttcacaatgttatccataatttgttatgatccacacagtcgaatgcctttgcgtagtcaataaaacacaggtaaacatccttctggtattctctgctttcagccaggatccatctgacatcagcaatgatatccctggttccacatcctcttctgaaaccggcctgaatttctggcagttccctgttgatatactgctgcagccgtttttgaatgatcttcagcagaattttgcttatgtgtcaattattaatgatattgttctataatttccacattcatttggatcacctttcttgggaataggcataaatatggatctcttccagtcagttggtcaggaagctgtcttccatatttcttggcatagacgagtcaacatctccagtgctgcatccatttgttgaaacatctcaattgatattctgtcaattcctggagccttgttttcgtcaatgccttcagagcagcttggacttcttccttcagtaccatcggttcctgaccatatgctgcctcccgaaatggctgaacatcgactacttctttttggtataatgactctgtgtattccttccatcttctcttgatgcttcctgcgtcatttaatattttccccatagaatccttcactattgcaactcgaggcttgaattttttcttcagttctttcagtgtgagaaacactgagcatgttcttcccttttggttttccacttccagctctttgcaaatgtcattgtagtactttactttgtcttcttgagccgccctttgaaatcttctgttcagttcttttacttcatcagttcttccttttgctttagctgctcgacattcgagagtaagtttcagagtctcctctgacatccatcttggtcttttctttcctgtcttttcaatgacctcttgctttcttcatatgtgatttccttgatgtcattccacaactcatccagtcttcagtcaccagtgttcaatgcgtcgaatctatttttcagatggtctctaaattcaggtgggctatactTAAGGTCGTATCTTGGCTtccgtggacttgctctgattttcttaagtttcagcttgaatttgcatgggagcaattgatggtctattccacagtcagcccctggccttgttctgactgatcatattaagcttttccattgtctctttccataaaaaaaaaaaaaaaatttttttttttttcatagatgtagtcaatttgatttctgtgtgttccatctagtgaggtccatgtgcacagtcaccgtttatgttggtgaaagaaggtatttggaatgaagaagtcattggtcttgcaaaattctatcattcgatctccggcactgtttctatcaccaaggccatattttccaactactgatccttctttgtttccaacttttgcattccaatcaccagtaattatcaatgcatcttgattgcatgttcgatcaatttcagactgcagcagctgataaaaatcttctatttcttcatctttggccctagtggttagtgtgtatatttgaataatagttgtattaactggtcttccttgtaggcatatgggtattatcctatcactgacagcattgtacttcaggatagatcttgaaacgttctttttgacgatgaatgcagcaccattcctcttcaagttgtcattcccagcatagtagactatatgattgtccgattcaaaatggccaataccagcccatttcagctcactaaagcctaggatatcgatgtttatgcattccatttcatttttgacgatttctaattttcctagattcatacttcgtacattccaggttccaattattaatggatgtttgcagctctttcttctcattttgagtcgtgccacatcagcaaatgaaggtcttgaaagctttactccatccatgtcattaaggtcaactctactttgaggagacagctcttccccagtcttcttttgagtgccttccaacctggggggctcatcttccagcactatatcagacaatgttccgctgctatccataaggttttcattggctaatacttctcagaagtagactgtcgggtccttcttcctagtctgtcttagtctggaagctcagctgaaacctgtcctccatgggtgaccctgctggtatctgaacaccgggtggggatagcttccagcatcagagcaacacacaagtccccacagtacgacgaACTGATAGACACATGGGGGAATTTTTCAATTTAACTGTGACATGTATAATATCCAAGCGTAAAGTGCTTGACAAAAGAGACAAGGTCCTGGCCCCCTGGACTCATCCATCTagtggcaaataacaacaacagtgaactAAAAACAAAAGTGTTTCTTTTGCTGGCTCTTCCTCCTCTACTCAACTTCTATCTGTTGAAATTTCCCAGGGCTCCAACCTGGATCCTCTTGTCTTCACTAGACTCCCCAAAAGTATCTCATTCATTGTTGTGACCTTAAATAACCAACTCCAGATGACTCCACACTTATATCTCTAGTTCAAGCCTTTCTTTTCTGAGCTCCAGACTGTTATCTCCAACTGCCTACTTTTCatccagggcttcgaaccagttcttcctggttaagtcatggctgaggaagcaaaactggaacagacctgaatttttaaaaattgagccaGAATGATAAACAGAATGAAagaaattatgggtcaaagccccACTAAAAACTTAATCTTAGAAAACCAGGACAGCatatgcattgcatagcaaccaaatctcctgCCTGTCGAGCAGAGTCAAGGCAGTGGCCTGCTGAAAGATAAgcgctgctttgaatgtgtgttgctctccacagtcctgctaGTAATTCAGCctcacacatcaggctcctgaaagggctcacaatgcctcttctgagtctgccATTCCcgggctttgacccataatttttcccattagTTACCGTTatggatcacccaaattgtaaaaattcggGTCCGTTGCAGTTTCGATTCGTCCACCATGACTCACCCagtttgaactggttcaaagccctgttttcacctcctt harbors:
- the ZNF706 gene encoding zinc finger protein 706, which codes for MARGQQKIQSQQKNAKKQAGQKKKQGHDQKAAAKAALIYTCTVCRTQMPDPKTFKQHFESKHPKTPLPPELADVQA